DNA from Clarias gariepinus isolate MV-2021 ecotype Netherlands chromosome 23, CGAR_prim_01v2, whole genome shotgun sequence:
cgcactctcactcactctcgcacgcactctcactcactctcgcacgcactctcactcactctcgcacgcactctctcacttactctcgcgcatacacacactctcacttgaaaacactcaaacacacatacatacacactttctctctcttacacacacacacagagtctcgcacacacactcacagtctcgcacatacactcacagtctcgcacactcactcactcactctcgcacacacactcactcactcactctcgcacacacactcactcactcactcactctcgcacacacactcactcactcactctcgcacacacactcactcactctcgcacacactcactcactcactctcgcacacaaacagcaaacactcactctcgcacacacacactcactctcgcacacacacactcactctcgcacacacacactcactctcgcacacacacactcactctcgcacacacacactcactctcgcacacacacactcactctcacacatacactcactcactctcacacatacactcactcactctcacacatacactcactctcgcccacacatacactcactctcgcccacactcactcactctcgcccacactcactctcacacatacactcactcactcgcacatacactcactcactcgcacatacactcacactcactcactcgcacactcactcactcgcacgcacactcactcactcgcacgcacactcactcactcgcacgcacactcactcactcgcacGCACACTCACTCTCCTCTCGCgcgcacactcactcactctcgcgcacacactcactcactctcgcgcacacactcactcactctcgcgcacacactcactcactcacgcgcacacactcactcactcacgcgcacacactcactcactcacgcgcacacactcactcactctcgcgcacacactcactcactctcgcgcacacactcactcactctcgcgcacacactcactcactctcgcgcacactcactcactctcgcgcacactcactcactctcgcgcacactcactcacgcgcacactcactcacgcgcacactcactcacgcgcacactcactcacgcgcacactcactcacgcgcacacacactcactcacgcgcacactcactcactctcgcgcacactcactcactctcgcgcacactcactcactctcgcgcacactcactcactctcgcgcacactcactcactctcgcgcacacacactcactctcgcgcacacacactcactctcgcgcacacacactcactctcgcgcacacactcactcactctcgcgcacacactcactcactctcgcgcacacactcactcaccctcgcgcacacactcactcaccctcgcgcacactcactcaccctCGCACACactcacgcgcgcacacactcacgcgcacactcactcacgcgcacactcactcacgcgcacactcactcactcacgcgcacactcactcactcacgcgcacactcactcactcacgcgcacactcactcactcacgcgcacactcactcactcacgcgcacactcactcactcacgcgcacactcactcactcacgcgcacactcactcactcacgcgcacactcactcactcacgcgcacacacactcactctcgcgcacacacactcactctcgcgcacacacactcactctcgcGCACATACACTCAccctcacacatacactcaccctcacacatacactcaccctcacacatacactcaccctcacacatacacacactcactcactctcacacactcactcactctcacacacttactcactctcacacacactcactcactctcacacacactcactctctctcacttgaAAACattctctcaaacacacatacatacacacacacactttctctctcttccacatacacacacacacacacacactcactcactctcgcgCGCGCGTGCCCGCTGCATGTCTGCCATCTGGACAGTCCCCCCTGAACCCGGTGGGAGACCTCAGTAACACGTCGTTCCCGCCCGACTCGCACCGCGGGTTAGAGTTTAACGAGAAGCGCTGGTTGTGTTCCACTTACCGAGTTTCCTCCGGGAGTTTATTCACGCCAGAACTCGCGAGAACTCAGCAGCACACACGCGCTGCACATCTGGCCTTcctctctgtgtttgtgtgtgcgagTGTTAAACTCTTCCTTTACTTTTCCTTTCGTTTATAAACTcttatctttctctctttctcacacacgcacatatatttatatatttatatacacacacacacacatgcagtaacTCTCTCCTCCTCACTCGATGCTAAAACTTCTATCGACTCGCTAACTGACTCACATTGTGAAAATTAGATGCTTCCTGTGCTGCCATACGTCACGCAAGTGGGCGTGACCATGTGCGCCTAACCCATGCCTCGTTCAACGCGTCAGACGCAGACCACGCCCCCACACGCTGACAAGTTTCCTACAGAgccaattaattattattttttacttccgTCAGGATTCTTAATTAAAATGCGTTACAGTTCCATCatgtcatttaaataaatttaatcaaTGTCACATTCCGTATTAAATGCACATGGATTTATTTATCTTAGTgcagtttaatatatatatatatatatatatatatatatatatatatatatatatatatatataacatctaccaaaattttttgtttgattATCGCCCCAATTCATGTCATGACACAAAATGTGGGAAAGCCAAtgagcctaatctgtatgtgtttggattgcgaggtgacagtgctaattaTAACGCCACCGTGCCAGCTATTTATAACTGTAGCTTTGAGCATTTCAATTTACTaatagtttattaaataatcattttgtttctttcaaaataaataaataacatatgtATACGCACACCACATATCTAATGCATGTGTTGGTAATAACCAAATTTCATATCTGAGGTTAAAGTTTTAGGTAATATGCAATTATTTATATCAATaaagtattaatatattaataataacatttatgttattattaatatataatattatatataatatattaataaacagactttattcaattcaatagtgtttaaaaatataaagatcTGTAATTTGCTTACACGTTTTCTATTAAGTTGTATAACTGGGTAAAAGGATAcgtatacatataataaaactgtaaagttggaattgtacatttttttaaactgcatgaGTGTGCAGTTAAATTCCATGCGAATGAAGACGCAGGCACATCTAGTATCAAATAAATCTATTAATCTATAAATCCAAAAATCTAATaaggtatttattttatatatacggcagagatagatagatagatagatagatagatagatagatagatagatactttattaagcctaattaaattattaaattatactgaggtgcttttttttggtcaaaaaaGTATTATAATTGTTCTGGTGATTGTTCTTTCTATTATCGATCTTCTAtagtgctttatcctgtacaggattgCAGGAAGCCTGAACCTATCACAGAAGACTTAGAGCATTAggcggcgcacacacacacacacacacacacacacatacttacttTCAGgctgccaatcagcctaatcaatGTCTCTTTTTTACTGCGGgagaaaaccagaatacccggaggaaacccaccaagcacggggaggacAGGTAAACTCCATGCTTGTTCTGTACAtgtcagtttgtgtgtgtgttctctgtaCACTTGCCTGGTTTGGCATTCATTTGAATGTGCACAGTGtagtgagagggagagattaATGACAGGAATAATCATGGCCTCTTTATATTATTGACTGTAACCTTTTCACATATtcaaatggttttatttttttctttcatgcagtcaGGAGATGAGATGAGAAATCAAAGCCTAGAAAACAGCTCTAAAGTCTAAGTTTGAGTTGATTAAAAGATGAGAACacttaatttattgttttttcttttattttatttatccaaTGATTTGTGAAggacacatatttaaaaaaaaaaaaaattaacttctaTGTGTTGTTTATGTGGATTTTTATGTAGGAATATGACGTTTTTATGATTAAAGCCGAACAGAGACGGCTCTCGCGGCGTGACGTCATTCTTCCGCGacgccttttttttcttgcaggaGCGCGTGCCGGCGCAGCTGCTAGCTCAGCTTATCTCGTTTGACTTAAACTGCGTTTAAACTCTTTTGTTTAGCTTCAAAATGAGTGTATGTATGCCCCAGAAGAAGTTTTACCGACAGAGAGCTCACTCTAACCCCATGGCCGATCACACATTCGAGTAGTGAGTGTTTTATTACCACAGCTCTGCCTCAGTGTTGATTACTTTCTGTTACAGAGGAAACACAGTGCGCGTGCTGCACATAGATAACTGTAACTGTTAGATTATTGTTTAGTTTATAATCAAATCTAAAGGTATAAAAGTTTAGATACATACCAGATATGAGGTGTGTTGATGTGCATGGAGGTCTGAGCAActtaaaaaaagtctaaattAGGTCTTAAAGTTACAGTGTTAAGTTAGAATTAAAGCTCATCTATCCACCtcagatctgtttttttttttttaaaccagtgttGAACAAATACTTCATACTTgtataataaactttatttatctgttctctctctctctctgtctctttgtctgtctcactgtaaatgtgtttttcagtCCTTTGTGCCCAGAGCAGATGAATTGGTCCCAGCTTTATCCTGAGTATTTCAGTTCAGATGATGAGCAGATGGAGACAGAGGGACGACAGAGTGCTCAGGTGGAGTTTGCTGATATCGGGTGTGGATACGGGGGACTGCTGGGTAGATAACGCACACAGGCagacacatgcacgcacacatactgtacacaaacacaGGAAGTGGAATATCTTTCAGTCCAGAGAAACGTCAtaacacagatacacactgGTAAAGAAGACCGTCAGATAAGACGTAAAACTCTGCTGACTCTTTGCTTCAGTTCCTCTCCACTCAGTTCATCCttcattacattttcttctgtttttatatGTTCCTTAGATGCTCCTGGTCTGTTTTGCGTTCTCTGTAAAGTGTACAGAACATACATTGCGCTAGTGAGTGAGTGGTGACAAAAACAAGGACTTGGATTTAAAACAGAGAGAAATTAGGATTAAAGATTTTAACCCTTTTAAATACTAAAGAAATTTTGATTTACATTCACTCCAACTACAGTCGCGCAACAGTTCgtcttttacttaattttattaccaaatacacatttattatgtttaattcTCATGAATGCATGAAACCTCAGTCATGTGCTGATTATGGCTTCTAGCAGAGCAGTCTGGGATGTACGTGAATTTAATATGTTCAACTGTAAAACTTTAATaactaaaagtttttttgtttaaaatgttggtTGTAAATTAAATCACCCACAGGGGGTCGCCAAATATCACGTATTTTAGTTCCAGAGTAATATCTTCTCACCTTATGATTCACTCCTTTTCTcagtgtttgtattttttattcttcttactGTGTTTTAATGCCTTAAAACGTTAGTATTTCTTTTCCGATGCAGAACATTGctgtatttattcatgtttttgttttgtttccgtTTTAGTGGAGTTATCATCGTTATTCCCTGATCAGCTCATTCTGGGTTTGGAGATTCGGGTTAAAGTCTCAGATTACGTTCAGGATCGGATCCGATCTCTCCGCGCCTCTGAACCAGGAAAATACCAGAACATTGCCTGTGTGCGCAGTAACGCCATGAAATACCTCCCCAACTTCTTTACTAAAGGACAAGTGAGTCAGCGACAGGAGACCATCTTATCATCATCATATCACACAGCCCATAGGCACAGCTTGGACATTTTCTTTACACACTGACTTGTGTAGTGCATTTATAAACTGTTACACATACTATGCAAACACTCAAGtaaatgtggtttttttttttttcttttttctaataatggtgtgtgtttgtgtgtgtgcagcttaGCAAGATGTTCTTCCTGTTTCCAGATCCCCATTTCAAAAAAACTAAGCACAAATGGAGGATTATCAGTCCAACTTTATTAGCGGAGTACGCATACACACTGCGAGTCGGGGTAAGGGCACACGCGCTCACGCCCCCTAGGGGGAACTAAAAGTCAAACCCACAGTAAGAATtctggttttattttataagacTGGGTCATGTAAGAATGATCAGCCGGTGTTCCTCAGAATCTCTTTGGCCCTCTCTGAGCTTCAGCTGAGCCTCTGAAGGCTTCTGAGGAACGCTGAGGTTCTGAACGTTCAGCTTCTCATGTATGCTTCTGTGAATCGTGTGTTCTGCTTATTCAGTAAATTAGAGTAAAAGTCAATGACACGGAGGACTCCACCTGCTGTTTACTCTCTCAGctatttctgtctctcacttacacactgaatcATCTGATTCAATCGGGCAACTGATTCATTCCTTCAACTGATTCACCCTATGTCAGCTGACTCACTTTATTTTCCCACATCTCATCCTCTCCTTCTGGAAATAACATCTGTATTTAATGTGGACTGCtatcgctctctttctctctctctctctcttacacacacgcgcacacacaccatcacttttacatttttttctatgaGGGGAAGAGAGCATTGCTATGCGTtgttaaacgtgtgtgtgtgtttgacaggGTTTAGTTTACACCATGACAGATGTGGAGGAAGTGCATGTCTGGATGGTGAAACACTTCTCAGAGCATCCGCTATTCAGCCAAGTGTCTGAGGAGAAACTGGTactgttttcacacacacacacacaaacaattattCATAAACAGAGAAAGACAGGTAGACTGATAGacactgactgactgacagacATGCAAACCGACAGATGAATATGTACAAGTAAGTGATAGGACAGAGATGCAGAGGTAGACAGAGGGGCAGTAGATATGGACTGAAAGTGTGAGGGGTGGACAGAGGGGCATGAGGGCAGGCAAATAGTTAGGCAGACAGTTTCTCTACTTTTGCTAGCACTTTAACATgacctttaaccttttttttccttgcagATGGATGACATCATTGTGGGCCGTTTAGGAACATGTACAGAAGAAGGGAAGAAGGTGCAGCGGAATGGAGGAAAGAACTTTCTTGCTGTTTTTCGCAGAATCGAGGACCCGAGCTGAAACTCTTTCTTCAAAACCCCAGTGTGATGACGCGACCACCAGAGCCCCAGCATTCCAGGACCTAATACAAAAACGTGCCATTTGAAATGAGAAGCAAAATAAGCTCTAACTCATTTTACACTCGCCAGAGTTTTTGgtaaataatgtattaaataattaaattgtatttctgATTTTTAATGTTGAGTTTCTGAGTTATAAAATGAATCATTTCTCATGTTTCTGTTTTCTTAAACATTTATCAGAGATGGGTTTTGTTCTGAGAACCGCTTTAAATGGACTTCTGCAGAGTCTCACATGGATGGTGCTTTAGAGCTCAGAACCTAAGAGAGCTCCTCAGGACTCATCCCCGTTCAGTCAGAAAGAGATTTCTCCTCTCAGTCACTTgccaaaattttttttccccagagttAGCACTAAACTAATCTCATTCGCAGAGATAAACCACTGTGTGTCTGTGACTGTTCCTCTGACCTTTaatcattctcacacacacacaatgattttTCCTGAAGTCTGTCTTTCTGTTCTGTGAAAATCGTTTTAATAAAGATTAAACAATGTGACCTTAAATCTAAACACGAGCACTTCTTCCTAAAATCTGCCATGTCCTGaggattttttgtgttttttatatccTCATAATTCTAATCAGTGCTATTAGgacgtgagtgtgtgtacacagcAGTATCACTGATCTGCCCACAGAAAGCTGATGAGACGCCTGCATTAGACACTCATAAGTCGATAAGCAGGAATACACTCCTGGTTAATCAGCTAATGTTGCTGTTCCTGATGCTTACACAGCTAGCAGCTTGCGAACAGTTCATCACAAggtgaagaattaattaatcCGCATCAGTTCCTTCCGCTTAACGGAACAGACATATACACCATGAAGACAGCCTTTGTTCTTGAACGT
Protein-coding regions in this window:
- the mettl1 gene encoding tRNA (guanine-N(7)-)-methyltransferase, which codes for MSVCMPQKKFYRQRAHSNPMADHTFEYPLCPEQMNWSQLYPEYFSSDDEQMETEGRQSAQVEFADIGCGYGGLLVELSSLFPDQLILGLEIRVKVSDYVQDRIRSLRASEPGKYQNIACVRSNAMKYLPNFFTKGQLSKMFFLFPDPHFKKTKHKWRIISPTLLAEYAYTLRVGGLVYTMTDVEEVHVWMVKHFSEHPLFSQVSEEKLMDDIIVGRLGTCTEEGKKVQRNGGKNFLAVFRRIEDPS